The Saccharicrinis carchari genomic interval TGTTATAGATTCTTCGTTTCATTACGTTTCGCTCTGAATGACAGGTATTTGGTTTCTAGGTGACTATAAATACATAATTGAAGTAATAATAAAAAGTAAAACTGAAGCAAAACAGATACTGTCAAAGGAACTTATACTAAACGTAATAGCCAATCTACGGAATTCCTGTCTGGCGACAGATGGGATATCCGGGAGAACTGCAATGTATTCACATCGGGCTTTAGCTCAACTTTATACTTAGTATTATTATTATTAAACTTTAGGATTATTGAAAAATATTGGTCGTGAAAATAGCTATGCAAGTATCTATATGCTTCTAAACCAATTAAATAAATAATGGGAACAATAAATAGTAGATATTATGGTTGAAATAGTTGAAGGCAATGAAGATCTAATAAAAGAATTGCAGGAATTGAAGCAAGAGAATAAAGTCTTAATTGCTTTATACGAAAAAAACCAAATTGAACTTAATCTAATGAAAACTAATTTAAGGCAAAGTGAGATACGATTTCAGCATTTATTACAAGACATTGAGAACATATCTGTTCAAGGGTATGGATTTGATGGCACTACACATTTCTGGAATCGAGCATCCGAGAAATTATATGGATATAGTACCCAGGAAGCGATTGGTCGGAATTTGCTGGATTTGATCATACCTCCTGAAATGAAAGAATTTGTTAAAGAGTCGATAAAAGAGATGGTCGTGACGGGAAAACCAATTCCGGCAGCTGAATTGTCACGGATTCGAAAGGATGGCTCACTCGTGTCAGTTTTTTCAAGCCATGAAATCATTAATATACCCGGGCAGATGCAAGAATTTTTCTGCATCGATATTGATCTTACTAAACTCAAACAGACAGAGAAAGAATTATTTAGTACTGAAGAGAGCGATTGCTTAAAATCAGCTTTTCTTGCCAATATTGGTCATGAAATCAGAACACCAATGAACGGAATTCTTGGCTTTGCCGAGTTACTAAAACATCACGAATTAACAGCGGATCAGCAACAAAAGTACATCCGTATCATTGAGCAAAGTGGTATCCGAATGCTTAATATCATCAACAATATTATTGATATTTCTAAAGTTGAGACAGGACTTGTGGAACTTGACATCATAGAATATAATATCAACGAGCAGTGCGAACACATCTATACCTGTTTCAGACCAGAGGCTGACGCGAAAGGAATAAAATTTTCGCTAAAAACCAGTTTGCCTATTGAAGAAGTAATTATTACAACCGATCGCAAAAAACTGAACACGATTCTTATCAACCTTGTTAAAAATGCCATTAAATATACAAATGCAGGAACAATAGAATTAGGATGTAGCATAGCAGGCTCAAAAACTCAAAAGGAATTGCAATTTTATGTAAAAGATACAGGCATTGGGATTCCAAAAGATAGATTTGAAGCCATATTTAAACGTTTTGTGCAAGCTGACATTCACAATAAAATGGCTCACCAGGGCGCAGGTTTAGGATTGTCGATTACCGAAGCCTATCTGGAAATGCTTGGCGGTAAAATTTGGGTAGAAAGCGAGGAAGGCATTGGCTCAACATTTTATTTTACGTTACCTTGTAATGCTAAACAAATCCAAAAAACTATTCAAAAAGATTGTAAGTCTTCGGCCTCTTACATGGATATTCCGGAGCAAGCTGACCCCCTTAGCAAACGTTGGTTGAAGTCATGAATTTAGCATGACATTCCGGCGGATGCTGACCCCTTAAAGTGC includes:
- a CDS encoding PAS domain-containing sensor histidine kinase, which produces MVEIVEGNEDLIKELQELKQENKVLIALYEKNQIELNLMKTNLRQSEIRFQHLLQDIENISVQGYGFDGTTHFWNRASEKLYGYSTQEAIGRNLLDLIIPPEMKEFVKESIKEMVVTGKPIPAAELSRIRKDGSLVSVFSSHEIINIPGQMQEFFCIDIDLTKLKQTEKELFSTEESDCLKSAFLANIGHEIRTPMNGILGFAELLKHHELTADQQQKYIRIIEQSGIRMLNIINNIIDISKVETGLVELDIIEYNINEQCEHIYTCFRPEADAKGIKFSLKTSLPIEEVIITTDRKKLNTILINLVKNAIKYTNAGTIELGCSIAGSKTQKELQFYVKDTGIGIPKDRFEAIFKRFVQADIHNKMAHQGAGLGLSITEAYLEMLGGKIWVESEEGIGSTFYFTLPCNAKQIQKTIQKDCKSSASYMDIPEQADPLSKRWLKS